In Malus sylvestris chromosome 15, drMalSylv7.2, whole genome shotgun sequence, a single genomic region encodes these proteins:
- the LOC126605180 gene encoding UDP-glycosyltransferase 88F4: MGDAIVLYAAPGTGHIVSMVELGKLIVHRYGPHKFSITILYTCGSVVDITSIPAYIRRISHSHPSISFRQFPRVTNKITRNISGAAIMFDFIRQNDPHVRRALQEISKSAAVRAFIIDLFCTSALPIGKEFNIPTYYFYTSGAAALAAFLYFPKIDEQTTESFKDLRDTVFEFPGWKSPLKAIHMVEPVLDRNDTAYSDMIYFCSQLPKSNGIIVNTFEELESSNVLQAIAGGLCVPDGPTPPVYYVGPLIDEEKELSNDAAAAEEEDCLSWLDKQPSRSVLFLCFGSRGSFPAAQLKEIANGLEASGQRFLWVVKKPPVEEKTKQVHGVDDFDLEGVLPEGFLERTADRGMVVKSWAPQVVVLKKESVGGFVTHCGWNSVLEAVVAGVPMIAWPLYAEQHMNRNVLVTDMEIAIGVEQRDEEDGFVSGEEVERRVRELMESGGRVLRERCKKIGEMALAALGETGSSSRNLVNFVSSIT, encoded by the coding sequence ATGGGAGACGCCATTGTGCTGTACGCAGCTCCAGGGACGGGGCACATCGTCTCCATGGTGGAGCTGGGCAAGCTCATCGTCCACCGCTACGGCCCCCACAAATTCTCCATCACCATTCTCTACACCTGCGGCAGCGTTGTCGACATCACTAGCATCCCCGCCTACATCCGCCGCATCTCCCACTCCCACCCTTCCATTTCCTTCCGCCAATTCCCTCGCGTCACCAATAAAATTACCCGAAACATAAGCGGCGCCGCAATCATGTTCGACTTCATCCGCCAGAACGATCCCCACGTCCGCCGTGCCCTCCAAGAAATCTCTAAATCCGCCGCCGTTCGCGCCTTCATCATCGACCTCTTCTGCACCTCCGCTCTTCCCATCGGGAAGGAATTCAACATCCCAACATACTATTTCTACACTTCTGGTGCCGCAGCTCTTGCTGCTTTTTTGTATTTTCCCAAGATCGATGAGCAAACCACCGAGAGTTTCAAAGACCTCCGCGACACCGTTTTCGAATTCCCCGGATGGAAGTCTCCTCTGAAGGCTATACACATGGTCGAACCGGTGCTCGACCGGAACGACACTGCTTATTcggacatgatctatttctgctcACAGCTTCCCAAATCCAACGGAATCATCGTCAACACGTTCGAAGAGCTCGAATCATCTAACGTCCTCCAGGCCATTGCTGGAGGCCTGTGTGTTCCTGATGGGCCAACTCCGCCTGTGTACTACGTTGGTCCATTGATTGACGAAGAGAAGGAATTGAGTAATGATGCAGCTGCGGCCGAGGAGGAGGACTGCTTGTCATGGCTCGATAAGCAGCCAAGTCGAAGCGTGCTGTTTCTCTGTTTCGGAAGCAGGGGATCCTTTCCGGCTGCTCAACTGAAGGAGATAGCGAACGGGTTGGAGGCGAGCGGGCAGAGGTTCCTGTGGGTGGTGAAGAAGCCGCCGGTTGAAGAGAAAACAAAGCAGGTCCATGGAGTTGACGACTTTGATTTGGAGGGTGTGTTGCCAGAAGGGTTCTTGGAGAGGACGGCAGACAGGGGGATGGTAGTGAAGTCATGGGCGCCGCAGGTGGTGGTGTTGAAGAAGGAGTCGGTTGGTGGGTTCGTGACACATTGCGGATGGAACTCGGTACTGGAAGCAGTGGTTGCGGGGGTGCCGATGATTGCTTGGCCGCTTTACGCGGAGCAGCATATGAACAGGAATGTTCTAGTGACAGACATGGAAATCGCGATCGGGGTGGAGCAGAGAGACGAGGAAGATGGGTTCGTGAGCGGGGAAGAAGTGGAGAGGAGAGTGAGGGAGTTGATGGAGTCGGGAGGAAGAGTGCTTAGAGAGAGGTGCAAGAAAATTGGGGAGATGGCTTTGGCTGCTTTGGGAGAGACTGGTTCGTCCAGCAGAAACTTGGTCAACTTTGTTAGTAGCATTACATAA
- the LOC126605182 gene encoding agamous-like MADS-box protein AGL80 isoform X1 has translation MAKNRTKHELIFHERSRRATLKKRKASFFRKLNEITTLCGVIACAVIYDTSDTKVDVWPSPQEAFYLLEKIKNLPEERQGKFKLDQESFLKNNISKQNRQLERVRFKNQELDEKLLLIEYPELEGKNFLDPGRLESLIGLDDQLDKRIDFLT, from the coding sequence ATGGCTAAAAATAGGACTAAGCATGAATTGATTTTTCATGAACGAAGCAGGAGAGCAACCTTAAAAAAGAGGAAGGCTAGTTTCTTCAGAAAGCTGAATGAGATCACAACTTTATGCGGGGTTATTGCATGTGCTGTTATTTACGATACTTCTGATACCAAGGTGGACGTGTGGCCTTCTCCACAGGAAGCATTTTATCTACTCGAAAAAATCAAGAATTTACCTGAAGAAAGGCAAGGTAAGTTTAAACTGGATCAAGAATCCTTTCTTAAGAACAATATATCCAAGCAGAACAGACAATTGGAAAGAGTGAGATTTAAGAATCAAGAACTTGATGAGAAGCTGCTTTTGATTGAATACCCGGAACTGGAAGGTAAGAATTTTCTTGATCCTGGTCGTCTTGAAAGTTTGATTGGACTTGATGATCAGTTGGATAAAAGAATTGATTTCCTTACTTAG
- the LOC126605182 gene encoding agamous-like MADS-box protein AGL80 isoform X2: protein MAKNRTKHELIFHERSRRATLKKRKASFFRKLNEITTLCGVIACAVIYDTSDTKVDVWPSPQEAFYLLEKIKNLPEERQGKFKLDQESFLKNNISKQNRQLERVRFKNQELDEKLLLIEYPELEAD from the exons ATGGCTAAAAATAGGACTAAGCATGAATTGATTTTTCATGAACGAAGCAGGAGAGCAACCTTAAAAAAGAGGAAGGCTAGTTTCTTCAGAAAGCTGAATGAGATCACAACTTTATGCGGGGTTATTGCATGTGCTGTTATTTACGATACTTCTGATACCAAGGTGGACGTGTGGCCTTCTCCACAGGAAGCATTTTATCTACTCGAAAAAATCAAGAATTTACCTGAAGAAAGGCAAGGTAAGTTTAAACTGGATCAAGAATCCTTTCTTAAGAACAATATATCCAAGCAGAACAGACAATTGGAAAGAGTGAGATTTAAGAATCAAGAACTTGATGAGAAGCTGCTTTTGATTGAATACCCGGAACTGGAAG CGGATTGA
- the LOC126605179 gene encoding phloretin 2'-O-glucosyltransferase produces MGDVIVLYASPGMGHIVSMVELGKFIVHRYGPHKFSITILYTCGSIVDTASIPVYIRRISHSHPFISFRQFPRVTNNITRNISVPAITFDFIRQNDPHVRSALQEISKSATVRAFIIDLFCTSALPIGKEFNIPTYYFCTSGAAILAAFLYLPKIDEQTKTTESFKVLRDTVFEFPGWKSPLKATHMVQLVLDRNDPAYSDMIYFCSHLPKSNGIIVNTFEELEPPSVLQAIAGGLCVPDGPTPPVYYVGPLIEEEKELSKDADAAEKEDCLSWLDKQPSRSVLFLCFGSMGSFPAAQLKEIANGLEASGQRFLWVVKKPPVEEKSKQVHGVDDFDLKGVLPEGFLERTADRGMVVKSWAPQVVVLKKESVGGFVTHCGWNSVLEAVVAGVPMIAWPLYAEQHMNRNVLVTDMEIAIGVEQRDEEGGFVSGEEVERRVRELMESEGGRVLRERCKKLGEMASAALGETGSSTRNLVNFVSSIT; encoded by the coding sequence ATGGGAGACGTCATTGTACTGTACGCATCTCCGGGGATGGGGCACATCGTCTCCATGGTGGAGCTGGGCAAGTTCATTGTCCACCGCTACGGCCCCCACAAATTCTCCATCACCATTCTCTACACCTGCGGCAGCATTGTCGACACCGCTAGCATCCCCGTCTACATCCGCCGCATCTCCCACTCCCACCCTTTCATTTCCTTCCGCCAATTCCCTCGCGTCACCAATAATATTACCCGAAACATAAGCGTCCCCGCAATCACGTTCGACTTCATCCGCCAGAACGATCCTCATGTCCGCAGTGCCCTCCAAGAAATCTCTAAATCCGCCACCGTTCGCGCCTTCATCATCGACCTCTTCTGCACCTCCGCTCTTCCCATAGGGAAGGAATTCAACATCCCAACATACTACTTCTGCACTTCTGGTGCCGCAATTCTTGCTGCTTTTTTGTATTTGCCCAAGATCGATGAGCAAACCAAAACCACCGAGAGTTTCAAAGTCCTCCGCGACACCGTTTTCGAATTCCCCGGATGGAAGTCTCCTCTGAAGGCTACACACATGGTCCAACTGGTGCTCGACCGGAACGACCCTGCTTATTcggacatgatctatttctgctcACATCTTCCCAAATCCAACGGAATCATCGTCAACACGTTCGAAGAGCTCGAGCCACCTAGCGTCCTCCAGGCCATTGCTGGAGGCCTGTGTGTTCCTGATGGGCCAACTCCGCCCGTGTACTACGTTGGTCCATTGattgaggaagagaaagaattgAGTAAGGATGCAGATGCGGCCGAGAAGGAGGACTGCTTGTCATGGCTCGATAAGCAGCCAAGTCGAAGCGTGCTGTTTCTCTGTTTCGGAAGCATGGGATCATTTCCGGCTGCTCAACTGAAGGAGATAGCGAACGGGTTGGAGGCGAGCGGGCAGAGGTTCCTGTGGGTGGTGAAGAAGCCGCCGGTTGAAGAGAAATCAAAGCAGGTCCATGGAGTTGACGACTTTGATTTGAAGGGTGTGTTGCCAGAAGGGTTTTTGGAGAGGACGGCAGACAGGGGGATGGTAGTGAAGTCATGGGCGCCGCAGGTGGTGGTGTTGAAGAAGGAGTCGGTTGGTGGGTTCGTGACACATTGCGGATGGAACTCGGTACTGGAAGCAGTGGTTGCGGGGGTGCCGATGATTGCTTGGCCGCTTTACGCGGAGCAGCATATGAACAGGAATGTTCTAGTGACGGACATGGAAATCGCGATCGGGGTGGAGCAGAGAGACGAGGAAGGTGGGTTCGTGAGCGGGGAAGAAGTGGAGAGGAGAGTGAGGGAGTTGATGGAGTCGGAAGGAGGAAGAGTGCTTAGAGAGAGGTGCAAGAAACTTGGGGAGATGGCTTCGGCTGCTTTGGGAGAGACCGGTTCGTCCACCAGAAACTTGGTCAACTTTGTTAGTAGCATTACATAA
- the LOC126605178 gene encoding uncharacterized protein LOC126605178 — translation MMNFVALFLVVSSLVTAGVWSPSASPPSDQTEQQKQREEGHQLQHAGDQEVIVKNGHRVVVVEYDEHGHHRTKVSISPEHCHPPCRESSSLSENEVSSPSKISRAFDNSMENIKEAASGLANFGQGHGEGHSPKEFMGDAYEKGKHNIASAIETKKEICKETAQGAKEAAHKVGEAAHRVGEAVENVYERAKDTVSNKAHEVEETARDSMEKAKNASKTAKDMGDTLAEKAKEAKETAEEAAFKVKAGAEELKSDLAEKAKETAEEAAGKVKAGAEELKSGTQKRLHQSRDKVREFWYGAFRSIASGDLLEGLMSVAHLFGLATAYGMCMWITFVSSHVLAWSLPPQQFGMVQSKIYKVYFKAMAYSVGMALLGHLWRHRSSLFRGKAADMLQNYNLIAALSMILFNMMYLEPRSTKVMFERMKIEKEEGRGRERVHVDARISREAGQQQQQQQTTTEGEPSITTPPQVLRREQQVVEPDIERLNEMRERLKKLNTCSSFLNIASLMALSWHLVYLAQHLPSSCC, via the exons atgaTGAACTTTGTGGCTCTGTTCCTTGTTGTGAGTTCACTGGTAACCGCTGGGGTGTGGTCTCCGTCTGCAAGCCCACCAAGTGATCAGACCGAGCAGCAGAAGCAGAGGGAAGAAGGTCATCAGCTGCAGCATGCTGGGGATCAGGAAGTCATTGTGAAAAATGGGCACAGGGTGGTTGTCGTGGAGTACGACGAGCATGGCCACCACAGAACCAAAGTCTCAATCTCGCCGGAACACTGCCATCCACCCTGCAGAGAGTCTTCTTCCTTATCCGAAAATGAAGTATCGTCGCCCTCGAAGATTTCTAGGGCGTTCGACAACTCCATGGAAAACATCAAAGAAGCCGCCTCTGGTCTTGCCAACTTTGGCCAAGGCCATGGCGAGGGTCACAGTCCGAAAGAGTTCATGGGCGATGCCTACGAAAAAGGCAAGCACAACATTGCAAGTGCTATCGAGACCAAAAAGGAGATTTGTAAGGAGACCGCACAGGGGGCAAAGGAGGCGGCACATAAAGTAGGTGAGGCGGCGCACAGGGTAGGCGAGGCGGTCGAAAATGTGTACGAGAGGGCGAAAGATACGGTGTCGAATAAGGCGCACGAGGTTGAGGAAACTGCTAGAGACTCAATGGAAAAAGCAAAGAACGCCTCCAAGACGGCCAAGGACATGGGTGACACGTTGGcggaaaaagcaaaagaagctAAAGAGACCGCGGAGGAGGCAGCTTTTAAGGTGAAGGCTGGAGCGGAGGAGCTCAAAAGTGACTTGGCTGAAAAAGCGAAAGAGACTGCGGAGGAAGCAGCTGGTAAGGTTAAGGCTGGAGCGGAGGAGCTCAAAAGTGGGACCCAGAAGAGGCTGCATCAGTCGAGGGACAAAGTAAGAGAGTTCTGGTACGGTGCATTCAGGTCCATAGCATCGGGTGACTTACTGGAGGGTTTGATGTCCGTGGCGCATCTATTCGGGCTGGCTACGGCTTACGGAATGTGCATGTGGATTACGTTCGTGTCGAGCCACGTGTTGGCGTGGAGTCTGCCGCCGCAGCAGTTTGGGATGGTACAGAGCAAGATTTACAAGGTTTATTTCAAGGCCATGGCGTATAGTGTTGGGATGGCATTGTTGGGTCATCTGTGGAGACATAGAAGCTCGTTGTTTCGAGGGAAGGCGGCGGATATGTTGCAGAACTATAATCTTATCGCTGCTCTTTCCATGATCTTATTCAATATGATGTACTTGGAGCCTCGATCCACTAAG GTGATGTTTGAGAGAATGAAGAtcgagaaggaagaaggaagaggaagagagagagtacatgttgatgcCAGAATCAGCAGGGAGGCTggccagcagcagcagcagcagcagactACCACTGAAGGCGAACCCTCAATCACGACGCCTCCACAAGTCTTGAGGAGGGAGCAACAGGTGGTTGAGCCTGATATTGAGAGGCTTAACGAGATGCGTGAGAGGCTGAAGAAGCTAAATACATGTTCGTCGTTCCTCAACATCGCGTCACTAATGGCTCTTAGCTGGCATCTTGTGTATCTTGCCCAGCACCTCCCCAGTTCATGCTGTTGA
- the LOC126602245 gene encoding FT-interacting protein 7, protein MASNKLVVEVHDASDLMPKDGDGFASPFVEVDFEGQRQRTQTKPKDLNPYWNEKLVFNIDDPSHLSHKTVDVVVYNDRKTGHHKNFLGRVRISGDSVPLSESQATVQRYPLDKRGLFSNVKGDIALRIYAVQDYSSNGDFAPPPQAPPVLNDEFVTASTGGAAEAAPPPPLQEINTNRIDEEIHHRQFGGEKIKKKKEKEVRTFHTIGTGTGGGGGVGGGGGSYPPPPMSYGSGFETSHMKEKAPTVETRTDFARAGPATVMHMQQQAPRQNPEFALVETSPPLAARRYRGFGFGGDKTSSTYDLVEQMHFLYVSVVKARDLPTMDVTGSLDPYVEVKLGNYKGVTKHLDKNQNPVWNQIFAFSKERLQSNQLEVAVKDKDFGKDDFVGRVHFDLTEVPLRVPPDSPLAPQWYRLEDKHGHKVRGELMLAVWVGTQADESFPDAWHSDAHDIGHVNLASTRSKVYFSPKLYYLRVQVLQAQDLVPSDRNRPLETYVKVQLGNQLRVSRPSQVRTVNPIWNDELMFVASEPFDEYIIISVDDRVGGKDEVLGNLILSVKDVPQRIETHTHKLPEPKWFNLRKHSAAAEEESEKKKEKFSSKIQLRICLEAGYHVLDESTHFSSDLQPSSKHLRKPGIGILELGILSAKNLLPMKGKEGRTTDAYCVAKYGNKWVRTRTLLDTLTPRWNEQYTWEVYDPYTVITIGVFDNCHFNGSKEEARDQRIGKVRIRLSTLETDRVYTHFYPLLILTPSGLKKHGELQLALRFTCTAWVNMVAQYGRPLLPKMHYIQPIPVRYVDWLRHQAMQIVSMRLARSEPPLRREIVEYMLDIDYHMFSLRRSKANFHRIMSVLSGVTTVCRWFNDICCWRNPITTCLVHILFVILVCYPELILPTIFLYLFVIGIWNYRFRPRSPPHMDARISQAEYTHPDELDEEFDSFPTSRPSDIVRMRYDRLRSVAGRVQTVVGDLATQGERAQSLLSWRDPRATAIFIIFALIWAVFIYITPFQIVAVLLGVYLLRHPRFRSRMPSAPVNFFKRLPSKSDMLL, encoded by the coding sequence ATGGCCAGTAATAAACTCGTGGTGGAAGTTCACGACGCAAGCGACCTGATGCCCAAAGACGGCGACGGGTTTGCGAGTCCCTTCGTTGAGGTCGACTTCGAGGGGCAGCGGCAGCGGACTCAGACCAAGCCCAAAGACCTCAATCCTTACTGGAACGAGAAGCTCGTCTTCAACATCGACGACCCATCTCACCTCTCCCACAAGACCGTTGACGTTGTCGTTTACAATGACAGGAAAACCGGACACCATAAGAATTTCCTCGGCCGTGTGCGAATCTCCGGCGACTCCGTCCCTCTCTCCGAGTCTCAGGCCACCGTCCAGCGCTACCCGCTTGATAAACGCGGCCTCTTCTCCAATGTCAAAGGCGATATTGCCCTCAGAATCTACGCTGTTCAAGATTACAGCAGCAACGGTGACTTTGCTCCGCCACCGCAAGCACCGCCAGTTCTAAATGATGAATTTGTTACTGCTAGCACTGGTGGTGCTGCAGAGgctgctcctcctcctcccctgCAGGAAATCAATACTAATAGGATCGATGAGGAGATTCATCACCGCCAGTTTGGGGGAGAGAAgatcaagaagaagaaggaaaaggaagtgAGAACTTTCCACACCATCGGTACTGGGACGGGAGGCGGAGGCGGTGTCGGTGGCGGCGGTGGTTCCTATCCACCTCCTCCAATGTCATACGGGTCTGGATTTGAGACATCCCACATGAAGGAGAAGGCGCCCACCGTCGAAACAAGGACGGATTTTGCCCGTGCGGGTCCTGCCACGGTTATGCACATGCAGCAGCAGGCTCCGCGGCAGAACCCGGAATTCGCCCTGGTGGAGACAAGTCCACCATTGGCAGCGCGGCGGTACAGAGGGTTTGGATTTGGAGGGGACAAGACTTCGAGCACATACGATCTGGTTGAGCAGATGCACTTCTTGTATGTGAGTGTGGTGAAGGCAAGAGATCTTCCAACCATGGATGTTACAGGAAGCCTTGATCCTTATGTGGAGGTGAAGCTCGGCAACTACAAAGGGGTGACAAAGCATTTGGATAAGAACCAGAACCCCGTGTGGAACCAGATTTTCGCCTTCTCGAAAGAGCGCCTGCAATCCAATCAGCTTGAAGTCGCCGTCAAAGACAAGGATTTTGGCAAGGATGATTTTGTGGGGAGAGTACATTTCGACCTCACCGAAGTCCCCCTTCGCGTGCCGCCCGACAGCCCTTTGGCTCCCCAGTGGTACAGGTTGGAGGACAAGCACGGGCACAAGGTGAGAGGAGAGCTTATGCTTGCTGTTTGGGTGGGGACTCAGGCCGACGAGTCTTTTCCCGACGCCTGGCATTCCGATGCGCACGACATTGGCCACGTCAATCTGGCCTCCACTCGCTCAAAGGTTTACTTCTCCCCCAAGCTATATTACCTTCGAGTTCAAGTTCTGCAGGCTCAGGATCTTGTCCCTTCCGACAGAAACCGTCCTTTGGAGACATATGTCAAGGTGCAGCTTGGGAATCAGCTCAGAGTCTCAAGGCCTTCCCAAGTGCGCACTGTTAACCCCATTTGGAACGATGAGCTCATGTTCGTGGCCTCCGAGCCTTTCGACGAATACATAATTATATCAGTCGATGATAGGGTTGGTGGAAAGGATGAGGTATTAGGGAACCTGATTCTTTCGGTTAAGGACGTTCCTCAGAGAATTGAGACTCACACTCATAAGCTCCCCGAGCCTAAATGGTTCAATCTCCGCAAGCATTCAGCAGCTGCTGAAGAAGAAAGtgaaaagaagaaggagaagttCTCGAGCAAGATTCAGCTCCGCATCTGTTTAGAGGCCGGTTATCATGTTCTTGACGAGTCCACTCACTTTAGCAGCGATCTTCAGCCGTCGTCCAAGCACCTGAGGAAACCAGGCATTGGGATTCTTGAGCTTGGGATCCTGAGTGCCAAAAATTTGCTGCCTATGAAGGGAAAGGAGGGTAGGACTACTGATGCGTACTGCGTGGCCAAGTACGGAAACAAGTGGGTGCGAACCAGAACGCTTCTCGACACACTGACTCCTCGCTGGAATGAGCAGTATACTTGGGAAGTTTATGATCCATATACTGTCATCACCATTGGTGTTTTCGACAACTGCCATTTCAACGGAAGCAAGGAAGAAGCGAGAGATCAGAGGATTGGGAAGGTGAGAATTCGATTATCGACCTTAGAAACAGATCGAGTTTATACGCATTTCTATCCCCTGCTGATCCTCACACCGTCGGGTTTAAAAAAGCACGGGGAACTTCAGTTAGCATTGAGGTTCACTTGCACTGCTTGGGTTAACATGGTAGCACAATATGGAAGACCATTGCTTCCGAAGATGCACTATATCCAACCTATACCTGTTAGGTACGTTGATTGGCTCCGCCACCAAGCAATGCAAATTGTATCGATGAGGCTAGCCCGTTCAGAGCCACCGCTCAGGCGGGAGATTGTCGAGTACATGTTAGATATAGACTACCATATGTTTAGTCTGAGGAGAAGCAAAGCCAACTTCCATCGCATAATGTCGGTTCTTTCCGGTGTCACGACTGTCTGCAGATGGTTTAACGACATTTGCTGCTGGAGAAACCCGATCACAACGTGCCTCGTCCATATCTTGTTTGTGATATTAGTTTGCTACCCAGAACTAATACTGCCCACAATTTTCCTCTACCTCTTTGTCATTGGCATATGGAACTACAGGTTCAGGCCAAGGAGCCCACCGCACATGGATGCTCGGATTTCACAGGCAGAGTACACCCATCCGGATGAGTTGGACGAGGAATTTGACAGCTTCCCCACCAGTCGACCCTCCGACATTGTGAGGATGAGGTACGACAGGTTGCGTAGCGTGGCGGGAAGGGTGCAGACGGTGGTTGGAGATTTGGCAACCCAAGGGGAAAGAGCCCAATCATTACTAAGCTGGAGGGATCCGAGAGCAACAGCAATCTTCATCATCTTCGCGTTGATCTGGGCCGTGTTCATATACATTACTCCGTTCCAGATCGTGGCAGTGCTGCTCGGAGTCTACTTGCTTCGGCATCCGCGATTCAGGAGCAGGATGCCTTCTGCACCAGTTAATTTCTTCAAGAGATTGCCATCCAAGTCAGATATGCTACTATGA